A DNA window from Vigna unguiculata cultivar IT97K-499-35 chromosome 10, ASM411807v1, whole genome shotgun sequence contains the following coding sequences:
- the LOC114166381 gene encoding cytochrome P450 83B1-like — protein sequence MFSSLLLILCLTFPVFLLFFFKYHTSFKSPPFPPGPRGLPIVGNLHQLETSSLYTQLWQFSKKHGPLFSLQLGLRRVIVVSSPKLAKVVMKDHDLECCDRPKLLGQQKLSYDGSDMVFSSYSSYWREIRKICVIHIFSSKSVSCFSSVRNFEVKQMIKTISRHASTSEVTNLNQLLTSLTSTIMCRIAFGRRYEEEGTERSKFHQLFSECQAMVAIPFFSDYIPFMGWIDKLRGLHARLQRSFKEMDNFYQQVIDEHMADSHEKTPQEEDIVDVLLRLKKHNSFPIDFTNDNIKAAIMNILIGGTDTTAVTVVWAMTLLLKHPRIMKKVQEEVRSLSGEKAFLDEDDVQKFPYLKAVIKETLRLYPPAPLLVPRETREKVTIDDYEIPAKTIIYVNAWAIHRDPEAWEDAEEFMPERFLNSTVDLRGQDFCFIPFGSGRRMCPALNMAFATLDVILGNLLYSFDWELPEGMKSEDIDTETLPGVTQHKKNPLCVRAKCQM from the exons ATGTTCTCATCACTTCTTCTAATTCTTTGCCTAACTTTTCCAGTGTTTTTGCTCTTCTTCTTCAAATACCATACATCTTTCAAAAGCCCTCCATTTCCACCTGGCCCTAGAGGTCTTCCCATCGTAGGAAATCTTCACCAATTGGAAACTTCTTCTCTTTATACGCAGCTATGGCAATTCTCAAAGAAACATGGTCCTTTATTTTCCCTTCAATTAGGTTTAAGACGAGTAATAGTTGTTTCCTCACCAAAACTAGCCAAAGTGGTAATGAAAGACCATGACCTTGAGTGTTGTGATCGACCTAAATTACTTGGCCAACAGAAACTGTCCTATGATGGGTCAGACATGGTTTTTTCCTCATACAGTAGCTATTGGAGAGAAATCAGAAAAATCTGTGTTATACATATCTTTAGCTCCAAAAGTGTCTCATGTTTTTCCTCAGTAAGAAATTTTGAGGTGAAGCAGATGATAAAAACAATATCTCGACATGCCTCAACTTCAGAAGTTACAAATCTGAACCAATTGTTAACGTCTCTTACTAGCACCATTATGTGTAGAATTGCTTTCGGGAGAAGGTATGAAGAGGAAGGAACCGAAAGGAGCAAGTTTCACCAGTTGTTCAGTGAGTGTCAAGCCATGGTTGCTATCCCCTTTTTTTCAGATTATATTCCTTTCATGGGTTGGATTGATAAACTGAGGGGACTGCATGCACGTCTTCAACGGAGTTTCAAGGAGATGGATAACTTCTACCAACAAGTCATTGACGAACACATGGCAGATTCTCATGAAAAGACTCCACAGGAAGAGGACATCGTTGATGTCTTACTTCGACTCAAGAAGCACAATTCGTTTCCCATCGATTTCACTAACGATAATATCAAAGCTGCAATCATG AACATTCTCATTGGAGGAACAGATACAACTGCAGTCACAGTAGTGTGGGCTATGACTTTACTGTTAAAGCATCCAAGAATCATGAAGAAAGTTCAAGAAGAAGTAAGAAGTTTAAGTGGTGAGAAAGCGTTTTTAGATGAAGATGATGTTCAAAAGTTTCCCTATTTAAAAGCAGTGATAAAAGAAACATTGAGATTGTACCCACCAGCACCGTTACTTGTTCCTAGAGAAACTAGGGAAAAAGTTACGATAGATGATTATGAAATTCCAGCGAAGACAATAATATATGTGAATGCTTGGGCTATTCATAGAGATCCTGAGGCTTGGGAAGATGCAGAAGAGTTTATGCCAGAGAGGTTTTTAAACAGCACAGTAGATCTTCGTGGACAAGATTTTTGTTTCATACCATTCGGTTCTGGTCGTAGAATGTGTCCAGCTTTGAATATGGCTTTTGCTACATTGGATGTTATTCTTGGTAACCTTCTTTATTCCTTTGACTGGGAATTGCCGGAAGGAATGAAGAGTGAAGACATTGATACAGAAACGTTGCCAGGAGTTACACAGCATAAGAAGAATCCTCTGTGTGTTAGGGCGAAATGCCAAATGTGA
- the LOC114165982 gene encoding 4-hydroxy-tetrahydrodipicolinate reductase 2, chloroplastic-like, which yields MATSFLKTTPNVFHKHQNPLAFVANSVNARTSVPVSQKRRSRYFAAVSMSATPVETSLVKSAPSSQNTGIPIMVNACTGKMGKAVINAAEAAGLHVVPVSFGCEEESGQTFEIGGKDFLVHGPSDRESALVSALERYPNLIVVDYTVPNAVNGNAELYCKVGVPFVMGTTGGDRDLLQKTVEDSKNYAVISPQMGKQVVAFLAAMEIMAEQFPGAFSGYSLQVLESHQASKVDASGTAKAVISCFNKLGVSFDMDQIKLIRDPKQQLEMVGVPEEHLAGHAFHMYHLSSPDDTVSFEFQHNVCGRSIYAEGTVDAVLFLAKKIGAKDEKRLYNMIDVLREGNMR from the exons ATGGCTACATCTTTCCTGAAAACTACACCCAACGTGTTCCACAAACACCAAAATCCTCTCGCATTCGTCGCCAATAGCGTAAATGCAAGAACAAGTGTCCCCGTTTCGCAGAAGAGGAGATCGCGTTATTTCGCCGCAGTGTCAATGTCAGCCACGCCCGTTGAAACTTCTCTCGTAAAGTCTGCACCTTCGTCCCAAAACACGGGTATTCCAATAATG GTTAATGCCTGTACTGGGAAAATGGGAAAGGCCGTGATTAATGCAGCGGAAGCTGCTGGACTACATGTTGTTCCTGTGTCATTTGGGTGTGAAGAGGAGTCTGGACAGACTTTTGAGATAGGTGGAAAGGATTTTTTGGTGCATGGTCCTTCTGACAGGGAGAGTGCTCTTGTATCTGCCCTTGAAAGATATCCAAATTTGATTGTTGTGGACTACACGGTACCTAATGCGGTTAATG GCAATGCTGAGCTATACTGTAAGGTTGGGGTGCCCTTCGTGATGGGAACCACCGGTGGAGATCGGGACTTGTTACAGAAGACTGTTGAAGACTCAAAGAATTATGCTGTGATATCCCCGCAAATGGGAAAGCag GTTGTTGCTTTTCTTGCAGCTATGGAAATTATGGCAGAGCAATTTCCTGGAGCCTTCTCAGGGTATTCTTTACAG GTACTGGAGTCCCATCAAGCAAGCAAAGTTGATGCATCTGGAACTGCGAAGGCTGTAATTTCTTGCTTCAACAAACTGGGGGTGTCTTTTGATATGGATCAG ATAAAATTGATCAGGGATCCCAAGCAACAACTTGAAATGGTTGGAGTCCCAGAGGAGCATTTGGCTGGTCATGCATTTCATATGTATCATTTGTCATCACCAGATGACAC GGTTTCTTTTGAATTCCAACATAATGTTTGTGGTAGATCAATATATGCAGAAGGCACTGTGGATGCTGTATTGTTTCTTGCTAAGAAG ATTGGAGCAAAGGATGAGAAGAGATTGTATAATATGATTGATGTCTTGCGAGAGGGTAATATGCGAtga